One part of the Mariniflexile litorale genome encodes these proteins:
- a CDS encoding substrate-binding domain-containing protein, producing MKQVNIGGVPEHFNLAWYLTLKNGEYKEENINLRWQDYPDGTGAMCKALRNKEIDMAVILTEGIIKDIIDGNPSKIVQTFVQTPLNWGIHVANNSPYKTIEDLKGTKAAISRYGSGSHLMAYINAENNGWDLKNELNFEIINDLNGAIEGLTNGTADYFMWEKFTTKPLVDNGTFRRIGNCPTPWPCFVIAVREDFIESNKEDLKAILKIINNTTSEFKDIPSIDRTVANRYEQQLPDVQEWLGITEWSQSLIDKKTVTTIQKELHALNIIPEIVSYEKLTYKL from the coding sequence ATGAAACAAGTAAACATTGGTGGGGTACCAGAACATTTTAATTTGGCTTGGTATTTAACTTTAAAAAACGGCGAATATAAAGAGGAAAACATCAATTTACGCTGGCAAGATTATCCAGATGGCACTGGAGCCATGTGTAAAGCGCTTCGAAATAAAGAAATCGATATGGCCGTCATTCTTACCGAAGGTATTATAAAAGATATTATTGATGGCAACCCCAGTAAAATTGTTCAAACTTTTGTACAAACACCTTTAAATTGGGGCATTCATGTGGCAAATAATTCACCCTATAAAACGATTGAAGATTTAAAAGGAACCAAAGCTGCCATAAGTAGATATGGTTCTGGGTCGCATTTAATGGCTTATATAAATGCTGAAAATAATGGTTGGGATTTAAAAAACGAATTGAATTTTGAAATTATAAACGATTTAAACGGTGCCATTGAAGGATTAACAAATGGAACTGCCGATTATTTTATGTGGGAAAAATTCACCACCAAACCTCTTGTTGATAACGGTACGTTTAGAAGAATAGGCAACTGCCCTACGCCTTGGCCTTGTTTTGTAATTGCTGTGAGAGAAGATTTTATCGAATCTAATAAAGAAGATTTAAAAGCTATTTTAAAAATCATAAACAATACAACCTCAGAGTTTAAGGACATACCTAGTATAGACAGAACTGTTGCAAATCGTTATGAACAACAATTACCAGATGTACAAGAATGGTTAGGTATTACAGAATGGTCGCAAAGTCTAATTGATAAAAAAACAGTCACTACCATTCAAAAAGAATTACATGCTTTAAACATTATTCCAGAAATAGTTTCCTATGAAAAGTTGACATACAAGCTTTAA
- a CDS encoding HipA domain-containing protein, with product MPANEYLTMQIAQQIFRIETAENALRFFKNGDPAYITKRFDLKEDGSKRAQEDFATLAGRAPQTHGEDFKYFSLIETPLGDYRLNPVYDLLNSRIHI from the coding sequence ATGCCAGCTAATGAATATTTGACCATGCAAATAGCACAGCAGATTTTTAGAATTGAAACTGCCGAAAATGCTTTAAGGTTTTTTAAAAATGGAGATCCAGCATATATTACTAAACGTTTTGATTTAAAAGAAGATGGCAGTAAACGGGCGCAAGAAGATTTTGCTACATTAGCAGGTAGAGCACCTCAAACACATGGAGAAGATTTTAAATATTTTTCTTTAATAGAAACCCCGTTAGGAGATTATAGGTTAAATCCTGTATATGATTTATTAAATAGTAGAATTCATATATAA
- a CDS encoding DUF1835 domain-containing protein produces the protein MSTHSLHITNGSILTNRLNELNIDGTILTWQEMLCEGPTVEKVYSKEFSKLRKDFFSNFYDIDLATTEIELELDKLNHSEKYSEIILWFEYDLFCHINMIAVISLIQQKKINLPLHLVCSGKVERNKNLKGLSELNSGQLLKHFRDKIKLTPEDIDIATYAWHIYCGKDHNLLKPLIVKKSSFKYLSNCLKAHLERFPETKDGLNVMERNILEILRDSVIKSRHHLLGYALNYQGYYGYSDLQISRIIEKLSLFFTEEKNLIKLNRKGHEALIGQHNFALEIDNAMMFGGVNKFDFQFNKKENKLIKTIYNAH, from the coding sequence ATGAGCACCCATTCGCTTCATATCACCAATGGTTCCATTTTAACCAACCGTCTTAATGAATTAAATATTGATGGAACCATACTGACTTGGCAAGAAATGCTTTGTGAAGGTCCTACCGTCGAAAAAGTGTATTCTAAAGAATTTTCAAAACTTAGAAAAGATTTTTTTAGCAATTTTTACGATATTGATTTAGCTACAACAGAGATTGAACTAGAACTAGATAAGCTCAACCATTCTGAAAAATATTCCGAAATAATTCTTTGGTTTGAATACGATTTGTTTTGCCACATTAACATGATAGCTGTAATAAGTCTTATTCAACAAAAAAAAATCAACCTACCACTCCACTTGGTTTGCAGCGGAAAAGTTGAAAGAAATAAAAATTTAAAAGGCTTATCAGAGCTTAATTCTGGCCAATTATTAAAACATTTTCGTGACAAAATAAAGCTTACACCAGAAGATATAGATATTGCTACTTATGCATGGCATATTTACTGCGGAAAAGATCATAACTTACTAAAGCCTCTTATTGTTAAAAAATCATCGTTCAAATATTTAAGTAATTGCTTAAAAGCCCACCTAGAACGATTTCCTGAAACAAAAGATGGTTTAAATGTAATGGAAAGGAATATTTTAGAAATACTCAGAGATTCCGTTATAAAATCCAGACATCATTTACTAGGATATGCTCTTAATTATCAAGGCTATTATGGCTATAGCGATTTACAAATTTCTAGAATTATAGAAAAATTGAGTCTGTTTTTTACTGAAGAAAAAAACCTTATAAAATTAAATCGAAAAGGACACGAGGCTCTCATTGGACAACATAATTTCGCTTTGGAAATTGATAATGCCATGATGTTTGGTGGAGTTAATAAATTCGATTTTCAATTCAATAAAAAAGAAAATAAATTAATTAAAACCATTTACAATGCCCATTAA
- a CDS encoding PKD domain-containing protein — translation MKLRLLIFLFCLFQIQSYCQTVIADFLANPTLGSGVPQTVSFTDQSTKPDLWRWTFGDGGTSKVKNPSHTYTATGEFDVRLYVQDTINGHDDSIIKTVRISDPQADLSVSDNFGCGPLTINFTDTSTANGAPITNWEWDFGDGETSTAQNPTHVYQNSGIYTVALKITDDFGNTNRSTRSNLIQVTGPNPNFSTTDPTTGCQPLTINFVNETTYGAPPISVEWDFGDGITSTANGNVSHTYTTVGVFNVSLKVEDLDGCSRTITKTAFVDTSDALAPVVDVAALPTITAQCEVTNITAPTATDNCKGTVTGTTTTTFPITASTTVVWSYTDGTNTITQNQSVVIDDTMAPLPDVATLPTITAQCELTSITAPIATDNCIGTVIGTATITFPITASTTVVWSYTDGDNTITQNQSVVIDDTMAPLPDVATLPTITAQCELTSIAAPIATDNCIGTVTGTTTTTFPITTSTTVVWTYTDGKNTATQNQSVIIEPVNLMITNPAPVCEFDTVDITASAITNGSTGNGILTYWNDLAATVSISNPTSIDVSGTYYIKSINGKCSDIKPVDVLIKKLPTALIEVDDAVCFNNTGAVYFEGTPNTVITYSINEANTKTITLNNYGEASISTGLLSENTTYKLIEVSYPESPFCSQDLTGSTNIKTVIASKPGLIRKHWDDVLVFDNYDNKFVSWQWYKNDVVIAGATKPYYSNANLEGSYYVKATTISGEVIQTCALDLVVSNFLRKITVIPNPIQSGALFRVDLDFDPSTLKDAIIKLFDMKGNLISTQTVNNTSLELRAPTTAGVYILALNLANGDRKTTNILIH, via the coding sequence ATGAAATTACGTCTACTTATTTTTCTTTTTTGTTTGTTTCAAATACAATCTTATTGCCAAACTGTTATAGCAGATTTTTTAGCAAACCCAACCTTAGGAAGTGGTGTACCTCAGACTGTTTCTTTTACAGATCAATCTACAAAACCAGATTTATGGAGATGGACTTTTGGAGATGGAGGAACCTCTAAAGTAAAAAATCCTAGTCATACCTATACGGCTACAGGTGAATTTGATGTTAGGCTATATGTTCAGGATACTATCAATGGTCACGATGATAGTATTATTAAAACAGTACGTATATCTGATCCTCAAGCTGATTTATCTGTGTCTGATAATTTTGGTTGCGGCCCTTTAACTATCAATTTTACAGATACTTCTACAGCTAACGGAGCACCTATTACTAATTGGGAGTGGGATTTTGGAGATGGTGAAACCTCAACAGCACAAAATCCAACGCATGTGTATCAAAACAGCGGAATTTATACCGTAGCTTTAAAAATCACGGATGATTTTGGGAATACTAATAGGTCCACTCGTTCTAATTTAATACAAGTTACAGGTCCGAATCCTAATTTTTCTACAACAGATCCTACAACGGGCTGTCAACCTTTAACTATTAATTTTGTTAATGAAACAACATACGGAGCTCCGCCAATTTCTGTTGAGTGGGATTTTGGAGATGGAATCACTAGTACTGCTAATGGAAATGTTAGCCACACTTATACAACAGTAGGCGTTTTTAATGTAAGTTTAAAAGTAGAAGATTTAGATGGTTGTAGTCGCACCATAACAAAAACGGCTTTTGTTGACACCTCAGATGCTTTAGCTCCTGTAGTAGATGTAGCAGCATTACCAACCATAACAGCGCAATGTGAAGTAACAAATATTACAGCTCCTACAGCTACAGATAATTGCAAGGGAACCGTTACAGGAACCACCACCACAACGTTTCCTATTACAGCTTCCACAACTGTAGTTTGGTCGTATACTGATGGTACAAATACTATAACTCAAAACCAATCAGTGGTTATTGACGATACTATGGCGCCTCTACCAGATGTTGCAACATTACCAACCATAACAGCTCAATGTGAACTAACAAGTATTACAGCTCCAATAGCTACGGATAATTGTATAGGAACCGTTATAGGAACAGCTACTATAACATTTCCTATTACTGCATCAACAACAGTAGTTTGGTCGTATACCGATGGTGATAATACAATAACTCAAAACCAATCGGTGGTTATTGATGATACTATGGCGCCTCTACCAGATGTTGCAACATTACCAACCATAACAGCGCAATGTGAACTAACAAGTATTGCAGCTCCAATAGCTACTGATAATTGTATAGGAACCGTTACTGGAACAACAACGACCACCTTTCCTATTACAACTTCTACAACGGTCGTTTGGACGTATACCGATGGAAAAAACACAGCAACTCAAAATCAATCTGTGATTATAGAACCAGTAAATTTAATGATAACAAATCCGGCTCCTGTTTGTGAATTTGATACGGTGGATATCACTGCGTCTGCTATTACAAATGGTAGTACTGGAAATGGAATATTGACTTATTGGAACGATTTAGCAGCTACTGTTTCCATTTCTAATCCAACATCAATCGATGTAAGTGGCACCTATTATATTAAAAGTATCAATGGAAAGTGTTCTGATATAAAACCAGTAGATGTTCTTATAAAAAAATTACCAACAGCGCTTATTGAAGTAGATGATGCTGTTTGTTTTAATAACACAGGTGCTGTTTATTTTGAAGGAACACCAAATACAGTTATTACGTATTCAATAAATGAAGCCAATACTAAAACAATAACTCTAAATAATTATGGTGAAGCATCTATTTCTACAGGATTGTTATCTGAGAACACAACGTATAAGTTGATAGAAGTTAGCTACCCTGAATCGCCTTTTTGTAGTCAAGATTTAACAGGAAGTACAAATATTAAAACAGTTATTGCTAGCAAACCAGGTTTGATTCGCAAACACTGGGATGACGTATTAGTTTTTGATAACTATGATAATAAATTTGTTTCCTGGCAATGGTATAAAAATGATGTAGTTATTGCAGGAGCCACCAAACCTTACTATAGCAATGCTAATTTAGAAGGCAGTTATTATGTAAAAGCGACAACCATAAGTGGTGAAGTTATACAAACATGTGCCTTAGACCTAGTGGTATCAAATTTTTTAAGAAAAATAACAGTCATTCCTAACCCAATACAATCAGGAGCCTTATTTAGGGTTGATTTAGATTTTGATCCTTCAACATTAAAGGATGCGATAATAAAACTCTTTGATATGAAAGGCAATCTAATCAGTACGCAAACAGTAAATAATACATCCTTAGAGCTTAGAGCACCCACAACAGCAGGGGTGTATATTTTAGCTTTGAATTTAGCTAACGGAGATCGTAAAACAACAAACATATTAATTCATTAA
- a CDS encoding translation initiation factor has protein sequence MDLQDQLKNLFPDHVKEESIDRSENTSKIWMQDDPIICKYEKRKGKPITILEGYTGATEDFKILAKEIKTKLSVGGSFKDDKIIIQGDYRDTIMNMLKDKGFNVKRVGG, from the coding sequence ATGGATTTACAAGATCAATTAAAAAATCTCTTTCCAGACCATGTAAAGGAAGAATCTATAGATCGTTCTGAAAACACCTCAAAAATTTGGATGCAAGACGACCCTATAATTTGTAAATACGAAAAACGTAAAGGCAAACCCATAACCATTTTGGAAGGTTATACTGGAGCTACCGAAGATTTTAAAATTTTAGCAAAAGAAATTAAAACCAAACTAAGCGTTGGTGGTAGTTTTAAAGACGATAAAATTATTATCCAAGGTGATTATCGTGATACGATTATGAACATGCTAAAAGACAAAGGGTTTAACGTGAAACGTGTTGGCGGTTAA
- a CDS encoding nucleoside phosphorylase, translating to MPINESELILNPDGSVYHLNLKPEHVAKTIIFVGDQDRVEQVSKHFDTIDFKTQKREFKTHTGTFKGTRLSVISTGIGSDNIDIVLNELDALFNIDLKTRQPKTELTRLEIIRIGTSGSLQTDIPVDTFVLNTHALDLNGMLNFYKTKSICDVKMETAFINHTNWHPNKARPLLVKNSTLLEEKFESEVTFKGVTATACGFYGPQGRILRLAVKNEMLNEKMESFNFNGLRITNLEMETSAIYGLSKLLGHHAISLNAIIANRAHGTFSKNPMQVVENLITYTLYKIIE from the coding sequence ATGCCCATTAACGAATCAGAACTTATACTAAATCCAGATGGTAGCGTTTATCATCTAAATTTAAAGCCTGAACATGTTGCTAAAACCATCATTTTTGTAGGCGATCAAGACCGAGTGGAACAAGTTTCAAAACACTTTGACACCATTGATTTTAAAACACAAAAACGTGAATTTAAAACCCATACTGGCACTTTTAAAGGAACACGATTATCAGTTATTTCAACAGGTATTGGATCTGATAATATAGACATTGTTTTAAATGAATTGGATGCACTTTTTAATATTGATTTAAAAACAAGACAACCAAAGACCGAATTAACAAGGCTTGAAATCATTAGAATTGGAACATCTGGTTCTTTACAAACCGATATCCCTGTAGATACTTTTGTTTTAAACACGCATGCTTTAGACCTTAATGGTATGTTGAATTTCTACAAAACAAAGTCCATTTGCGATGTAAAAATGGAAACTGCTTTTATAAATCATACCAATTGGCATCCAAATAAAGCACGACCTCTCTTAGTAAAAAACAGTACATTACTAGAAGAAAAGTTTGAAAGTGAAGTAACGTTTAAGGGGGTAACAGCCACAGCATGTGGGTTCTATGGGCCACAGGGTCGCATATTGCGTTTAGCTGTTAAAAATGAAATGCTAAATGAAAAAATGGAAAGCTTTAATTTTAATGGTTTACGAATTACAAATCTTGAAATGGAAACGTCTGCTATTTATGGATTATCTAAACTTTTAGGGCATCATGCCATTTCATTGAATGCTATTATTGCTAATAGAGCTCATGGAACATTTAGTAAAAACCCTATGCAAGTTGTTGAAAATTTAATAACTTATACTCTCTATAAAATTATTGAATAA
- a CDS encoding NAD(P)H-hydrate dehydratase: MKIFSKEQIYEGDKLTVERQNISSTDLMERAGAQIFKWMHIRLQGAQVPIHIFCGIGNNGGDGLVLARHLILDGYNVKIYVVNCSDKRSKDFLINYDRIKNVTKHWPTLLSCKEDFPEIHAEDIIVDAIFGIGLNRPVDNWVKDLFIHFKKTKAFTLSIDIPSGLQIDGVTKDEDAVVWAGYTLSFVVPKLVFFLPETAKYTIHWEVLDIGLDVNFLSETSAEAELIGKHEVLPLYIPRDKFSHKGQFGHSLIIGGSYGKIGAVILASRAALSSGAGLVSAYVPKCGYIPLQSSFPEAMVITDTNDEKIINMDFNIKPTVIGLGVGIGTDAETIKAVEGFLKKNKTPLVIDADGINILAQKKTLLKLLPKQTILTPHPKELERLIGKWTDDFDKLEKVKTYSKKYNLIIVIKGANTITVFQDKLYVNSTGNPGLATAGSGDVLTGIITGLISQGYHPLNASVFGVYLHGKSGDIAIEDYGYQSLIASHIIDYLGEAYKDLFKQPEQPQAQEEAVDNKK; this comes from the coding sequence ATGAAAATATTCTCTAAAGAACAAATCTACGAAGGCGATAAACTAACCGTAGAGCGTCAAAATATATCATCAACCGATTTAATGGAGCGTGCTGGAGCCCAAATTTTTAAATGGATGCACATACGTTTGCAAGGTGCACAAGTACCCATTCATATATTTTGTGGTATAGGTAACAATGGTGGCGATGGTTTGGTTTTGGCAAGACATTTAATCTTAGATGGCTACAATGTTAAAATTTATGTAGTGAATTGTAGTGATAAACGTTCTAAAGATTTTTTAATTAATTATGATAGAATTAAAAACGTCACAAAACATTGGCCAACCCTTTTAAGTTGTAAAGAAGATTTTCCTGAAATACATGCTGAAGATATTATTGTAGATGCCATTTTTGGAATTGGGTTAAATAGACCTGTAGATAATTGGGTAAAAGATTTATTTATTCATTTTAAGAAAACAAAGGCTTTTACATTATCTATTGATATTCCTTCTGGGTTACAAATTGATGGTGTTACAAAAGATGAGGACGCTGTTGTTTGGGCAGGTTATACCTTGAGTTTTGTAGTGCCTAAATTAGTATTCTTTTTACCCGAAACCGCAAAATACACTATACACTGGGAAGTTTTGGACATTGGGTTAGATGTTAATTTTTTATCTGAAACTTCTGCAGAAGCCGAATTAATAGGGAAGCATGAAGTATTACCATTATATATTCCCAGAGATAAATTTTCTCATAAAGGCCAATTTGGCCACAGTTTAATTATTGGAGGTAGCTATGGTAAAATAGGGGCTGTGATTTTAGCTAGTAGAGCAGCGTTATCATCGGGAGCAGGTTTAGTTTCTGCATATGTTCCCAAATGTGGCTATATACCTTTACAATCCTCATTTCCAGAAGCGATGGTTATTACTGATACAAATGATGAAAAGATAATTAACATGGACTTCAATATAAAACCAACAGTTATTGGTTTAGGCGTAGGAATAGGAACCGATGCTGAGACTATTAAAGCCGTAGAAGGTTTTTTAAAGAAGAATAAAACACCACTTGTTATTGATGCTGATGGGATTAATATACTGGCACAAAAGAAAACCTTATTAAAATTACTGCCAAAACAAACTATTTTAACACCTCACCCAAAAGAGTTAGAACGTTTAATAGGAAAATGGACAGATGATTTTGATAAATTAGAGAAGGTTAAAACTTATTCTAAAAAGTACAATCTAATAATCGTAATAAAAGGTGCTAATACTATTACCGTATTTCAAGATAAACTCTATGTGAATTCAACTGGAAACCCAGGTTTAGCAACTGCTGGAAGTGGCGATGTGTTAACTGGAATTATTACTGGTTTAATCTCTCAAGGGTATCATCCACTAAATGCAAGTGTTTTTGGGGTTTATTTGCATGGGAAATCGGGCGACATTGCTATTGAGGATTATGGGTATCAAAGTTTAATTGCAAGTCATATTATTGATTATTTAGGTGAAGCTTATAAAGATTTATTTAAACAGCCAGAACAACCACAAGCACAAGAGGAAGCGGTTGATAATAAAAAGTAA
- a CDS encoding 2-oxoglutarate and iron-dependent oxygenase domain-containing protein: MNTIPSVDLSDFISGDATKKQQFVDAIGKAYEDIGFVALKGHFLNDALVETLYSEVKNFFNLPTETKRKYEIPGIGGQRGYVSFGKESAKGKKEGDLKEFWHFGQYVENNPKLETEYPENVIVEELPEFNKVGKETYKMLEKTAKYVLRALALYLNLEETYFDNYIHNGNSILRPIHYPPITEEPKEAVRAAAHGDINLITLLMGAQGRGLQVQNHKGEWIDAIAEPDELMINVGDMLSRHTNNKLKSTIHRVINPPRELWGTSRYSIPFFMHPISDMKLDVLEGCIDENNPKAFDAITAGEFLTERLIELGLIKK; this comes from the coding sequence ATGAATACAATACCAAGTGTAGATTTAAGTGATTTTATCTCGGGGGATGCTACTAAGAAACAACAATTTGTAGATGCTATTGGAAAAGCATACGAAGATATAGGGTTTGTTGCACTGAAAGGACATTTTTTAAATGATGCCTTAGTTGAAACTCTATATAGTGAAGTAAAGAATTTTTTTAATTTACCTACAGAAACAAAGCGTAAGTATGAAATACCTGGTATTGGCGGGCAACGCGGTTATGTTTCCTTCGGAAAAGAAAGTGCTAAAGGTAAAAAAGAAGGCGATTTAAAAGAGTTTTGGCACTTTGGACAATATGTAGAAAACAACCCGAAATTAGAAACAGAATACCCAGAAAACGTTATCGTTGAAGAGTTACCCGAATTTAATAAAGTAGGTAAAGAAACTTATAAAATGCTCGAAAAAACGGCCAAATATGTATTGCGTGCTTTGGCGTTGTATTTAAACTTAGAAGAAACCTATTTTGATAATTACATACACAACGGAAATTCTATTTTAAGACCCATACATTACCCGCCAATTACAGAAGAACCCAAGGAAGCTGTTCGAGCAGCTGCACATGGAGACATCAATTTGATTACATTGCTCATGGGCGCCCAAGGCAGAGGATTACAAGTTCAGAACCACAAAGGTGAATGGATTGATGCCATTGCTGAACCTGATGAGTTAATGATAAACGTGGGCGACATGTTGTCTAGACACACTAACAACAAACTAAAATCTACCATTCATCGTGTTATTAATCCGCCACGTGAACTTTGGGGAACCTCGCGCTATTCCATTCCTTTTTTCATGCACCCTATTAGCGATATGAAATTAGATGTGTTAGAAGGTTGTATAGATGAAAACAATCCAAAAGCCTTCGATGCTATTACTGCTGGCGAATTTTTAACAGAACGATTAATTGAATTAGGACTTATAAAAAAATAA
- a CDS encoding OmpA family protein, protein MKLKIIIALSLFYTAIGYTQEFTLKMNGGLSGILYDDLNGEGKIGFGGGLGVGYTYFLNNHWGVVTGVDVSYNQNQYKLNANEVISTSNIDDLGSAFFYNVKTTGYKEDQSFLSVAIPLMLQYRTVISNNTGFYIGFGGKFLIPAHQKISASSATIATSAYYPDLNLEIDDLPNHGFGLLNNWDDESSVSLKPSVLLSMESGLSFSLKKGSKLYTGVYADYGLTDLQDHNSTKNLVTYSPNGLDNIAANGILAANNTVKHSKYLSAGIQIKWGINFKEKNKKEELVEENNMPEEIVIPTPIEEKEPIAATPTEEIQKPTGLTSEDIAFIEKPLIFGVFEETTIPANLENRLNKMAVLLVKNEKATLNITGYTCNLGSKKTNKKIGLARAASVAEYLNKQGVATNRMKVASEGEASPLTPNTSHENRAQNRRVSMSVLTNNE, encoded by the coding sequence ATGAAATTAAAAATAATCATAGCTCTGTCTTTATTTTATACAGCTATAGGCTATACACAAGAGTTTACATTAAAAATGAATGGTGGCCTTTCAGGTATTTTATACGATGATTTAAATGGAGAAGGTAAAATAGGTTTTGGAGGAGGTTTAGGCGTTGGCTATACCTATTTTTTAAATAATCATTGGGGAGTGGTAACGGGTGTAGATGTTAGTTATAATCAAAACCAATATAAATTAAATGCAAATGAAGTTATTTCAACTTCAAACATAGACGATTTAGGTTCTGCCTTTTTCTACAATGTAAAAACAACAGGTTATAAAGAAGACCAATCCTTTTTGTCTGTAGCCATACCATTAATGCTTCAATACCGAACAGTAATCTCTAACAACACAGGATTTTATATCGGGTTTGGTGGTAAATTTTTAATACCAGCCCATCAAAAAATTTCAGCCAGTTCAGCAACAATAGCTACAAGTGCTTATTATCCTGATTTAAATTTAGAGATAGACGATTTACCAAATCATGGTTTTGGCCTTTTAAACAACTGGGATGATGAAAGCAGTGTCTCTTTAAAACCATCTGTTTTATTAAGTATGGAAAGCGGACTTAGCTTCTCCTTAAAAAAAGGCTCAAAATTATACACAGGTGTTTATGCCGATTATGGTTTAACGGATTTACAAGATCATAATTCTACAAAAAACTTAGTAACCTATAGCCCTAACGGGTTAGATAATATAGCAGCTAATGGTATTCTAGCTGCCAATAATACCGTAAAACACAGCAAGTATTTATCGGCAGGCATTCAGATTAAATGGGGTATCAATTTTAAAGAAAAAAATAAAAAAGAAGAACTGGTAGAGGAAAACAATATGCCTGAAGAAATCGTAATCCCTACTCCCATTGAAGAAAAAGAACCTATAGCAGCAACACCTACAGAAGAAATACAAAAACCTACAGGTCTAACTTCAGAAGATATCGCATTCATTGAAAAACCATTAATATTTGGAGTTTTTGAAGAAACAACAATACCTGCTAACTTAGAAAACAGGTTAAATAAAATGGCTGTTTTATTAGTAAAAAATGAAAAAGCAACATTAAATATAACAGGTTACACCTGTAATTTAGGAAGTAAAAAAACCAATAAAAAAATAGGATTAGCTCGAGCAGCATCCGTTGCAGAATATTTAAACAAGCAAGGTGTCGCTACCAATCGAATGAAAGTAGCTTCCGAGGGTGAAGCTTCCCCTCTAACCCCTAATACATCTCATGAAAATAGAGCACAAAACAGAAGAGTTTCTATGAGCGTTTTAACAAATAATGAATAG
- a CDS encoding redoxin family protein: protein MKKLLLLTIAIVLIACKEVPKDYVTLSGKITDKSSDSVVVRSRTFSKTIKVNTDGTFSDTLKVETGVYNFYDGNESTYLFLKKGFDIHITLDTKQFDETVKYTGTGAEHSNFLAKNRLMQEQLIDLDALSNSDMAGLESKFSEIKTKLTEFYDANKDIDSSIINNLSKNIEPMLNYYKGYLAESMALKTELKEGSPSPTFDNYENYKGGKTSLSDLKGNYVYVDVWATWCGPCKVEIPSLKALEKKYHGKKIQFVSLSIDDDRSHGGSWDKARENWKAMIADKELSGVQLFAPNGWQSQFVLDYKIQGIPRFILIDPNGNIVTPDAPRPSSSELTELFTSLNI, encoded by the coding sequence ATGAAAAAATTACTTTTATTAACTATTGCCATAGTTTTAATAGCTTGTAAAGAAGTCCCGAAAGACTATGTTACATTGTCTGGAAAAATTACCGACAAAAGTAGTGACTCGGTTGTAGTGAGATCACGCACATTTTCTAAAACGATTAAAGTAAATACCGATGGTACTTTTAGCGATACATTAAAAGTTGAAACAGGTGTTTATAATTTTTATGATGGTAACGAATCAACATACTTATTTCTAAAAAAAGGTTTTGATATCCACATTACTTTAGACACAAAACAATTTGATGAAACTGTAAAATATACCGGAACAGGTGCTGAACACAGTAACTTTTTAGCTAAAAACCGCTTAATGCAAGAACAACTTATAGATTTGGATGCATTAAGTAATTCAGATATGGCTGGGTTAGAATCAAAATTCAGTGAAATTAAAACAAAATTAACCGAGTTTTATGATGCAAATAAAGACATAGACTCATCTATAATCAATAATTTATCTAAAAATATAGAACCTATGCTAAATTATTATAAAGGATATTTAGCAGAATCTATGGCATTAAAAACAGAGTTGAAAGAAGGATCTCCTTCACCAACTTTTGATAATTATGAGAATTATAAAGGTGGAAAAACATCCTTATCCGATTTAAAAGGTAATTATGTTTATGTAGATGTATGGGCAACGTGGTGTGGCCCTTGTAAAGTTGAAATTCCGTCTTTAAAAGCTTTAGAAAAAAAATATCACGGAAAAAAAATTCAATTTGTTAGTTTGTCTATAGATGACGATAGAAGTCATGGTGGTTCTTGGGATAAAGCTCGTGAGAATTGGAAAGCAATGATAGCTGATAAAGAATTAAGTGGCGTACAATTATTTGCACCAAACGGATGGCAATCACAGTTTGTTTTAGATTACAAAATTCAAGGGATTCCAAGATTTATTTTAATAGACCCAAATGGGAATATTGTAACTCCAGATGCTCCAAGACCTTCCAGCTCTGAACTAACAGAATTGTTTACATCATTAAATATTTAA